A window of Bacteroidales bacterium genomic DNA:
TACTAGGAGAAACAATATTGACATTATAATCATTTATTATTTCAACGTTTTTCATTTTTCCTACTCTTAATATCTCCGAAATAATCCCGGAGTTATTAATCAATACAATTTCTTCCGCATCTTCAACAGTCGGAAAAAAAATACTTTCTGTGTCATTTAAATCTGACAAATCAGTTGTTATATGACTGTAATTTTTATGTTTTATTGTACTTGTTCGTGAAATTCCGGTAATCTTAACAGTATCATTTTTGAGTAAGATTTCCGCAATTGACTTTCCGATTCCACGACTTGTGCCGGTGATAAAATAGTGTTTCATCCTTGTTTTTTATTTAGGTTTTGAGATTACAATATAACAATAAATTTTAAATATTTTCTTTTTTCTTATTACTTTTTATAACAAATTTATCTCTTACCCATTTAGGTCCGATTATTACGCCGGCAATTAGGTACGGATAATAAGTAAACAACCGCCAAACAAAAGCTGTAATTATTGCAATACCTGCAACTTGCGGCATAAAGTCGTTTAAATATTCGGAAAAAATATATTCTGAGAATCCGCTGCCTCCGGGTGTCGGACTTACGAGCATCATTATCCACATTACCAGCTGTTTAGCAAATAACAAGAAGTGTTCATTTTTCATCATAAAAAATGCTGCAAATAATGCATTTACAACCCAATATCTTGATGTCCAAGAAATAAAGGTTGCTCCGGCAGCTTTGAACCAAAAACTGAATGGTTTTCGCTTCAATTCTTTTGAATTACTTATAATATCCAAACTTGCTCTTCTTGCATCATTTCTCCAACGTCTTAACGGTTTTAAACTAAAAATTGCCAGAATTGTTTTTTTTATGATGACGGGATTAACGAATAAACCGTAACTAAGAAAAATATTATATGCTAATTTAATTGAATAACCGATAACGGCAAAATAGAAAAATTCGTTAGCAAAAGTTAGCCCGGATGATTCGCCTATTGTAAAAAGTGTTTCCGGACCGACGGCAAAAAACATAAGCGGAAACATTAAAATAAAATACATTTCATCTAAAAATGAAGTTGCCATTACTATTGCAGTACTTTTTCCTATGCTTATACCTTCTTTATGAACAAATACAACGGCAACACCGGTTCCTCCGATAACAGAAGGAGAAACAGCGGAAGCAAATTCCCACAACATAATAACTTTAAATGCTTGCCGCCAACTTATTTTTTTTTCACTTAAAACTCTCAGGCGTGCCATATATCCGACATCTCGCAAAGCCATAAACATTGCTGCAATAATCAGGAAAAGAACAGTAAAAACGGAGAAATCAACGACATCAAAAGAAATCCCTTTGTCTTTCACTTGTAGCCAAAGCAAAATAAAAACACCGAGAACACCTATTATTGCAGGAATAATTATTTTCTTGGGGTTAATCTTTTTTTCCAGATTTCCTTTTTCTCTGAGATCTTTTTTTGCCATTAATTTAGTTAATTTTTAAAATACATTTTTTGCAATCTTTTTTATATTGTCTGATTTCCCTATAGTATAATAATGAACAGCGGGAACCCCGTGTTTAATAAGTTCTTTAGATTGTTGTGATGTCCATTCAATTCCTATTTGTTTTACGGCTTTATTGTCTTTTGCATTTTCTATTTCAGAAGCAAGTTCCTCAGGAATATCAATATTAAAAACTTGGGGTAAGAGGTCTAAATCCTTTTTTAACCTTACCGGTTTTATTCCCGGAATAACGGGAACATTAATTCCTTCATTTCTGCAAAGTTTTACAAAATCAAAATACTTTTTGTTGTCAAAAAACATTTGTGTAACAATATATTCAGCACCGGCTTCAATTTTCATTTTCAGATATTTTAAGTCTGATTTCATATTTGCTGCCTCATTGTGTTTTTCGGGATAACCGGCAACACCTACGGAAAAGTTTGTTTTGGTTTTATTTTGAATGTTTTCGTCACAATATTGACCGGAATTCATGTTCATTATCTGCTTTATTAACCCTAATGTATGTTCATGCCCGTCTTTTTCGGGTTTAAAATATTTTTGATTTGCAGGCGGGTCTCCTCTTAAAACCAAAAGATTATTCATTTCTAAAAAATTAAGGTCAATTAAAGCGTCTTCTGTGTCTTCTTTTGTAAACCCTCCGCAAATAATATGCGGAACAACAATGGGGCTTTGGTATCGATATTTAATGGCAGCAGATATTGCAACTGTTCCGGGTCGTTTTCTGATTGTTTTTTTTTCAATAACTCCGTTGTTATGTTCCTTATATACCACTTCTTGCTGATGATATGTTACATTAATATTCATCGGGTCAAATTCTATCAGAGGGTCGATAACATTGTAAATGTCTTCCATGCTTCCTCCTTTCATCGGCGGAAGTATTTCAAAAGAGAAGTATGTTTTTTTTGTATTTTTTAATTTATCTATAAGTTTCATCAAATATTTTTTCTTTCAAGCAAAGCACGAATTAATAACAAAAAAAAATAATTGAAAAATAAATCTTTGTTGAATTGTATATTTATTCGAAAGTTAATTTTAAAATAAAAAAGACTTTTCCGAGTTAATATACCGAGAAAGTCTAATTTTTATATATCAGCATTAATTATTCGTTCTTTAATAATTGTTTTGCCTCTGCTAATAATTCCGGCGATTCTGCTTTTGGGTAACTTAAATCCATTTCTTTCATGGTTTTGTGAATTATTTTTCCTATGGCAATTCTTGAAAACCATTTATTATCTGCGGGAATAATATGCCACGGAGAAATCTCAGTTGAAGTTGCGTTAATCATATCTTCAAATGCTTGTCTGTATTTGCCCCAATATTTTCTTTCTTTTAAATCTCCGCTGCTGAATTTCCAATTTTTTTCAGGAGTGTCAAGTCTTGAAAGAAATCTGTTTTTTTGTTCTTCTTTTGAAACGTTCAGGAAAAACTTTATTATACGTGTTCCGCTGTGATGTATGTGATTTTCAAAATCATTAATTCGTTTATACCTGTTTGCCCAAAATTCATCGTTTACTTTTTCAACTGTATCAATTCCGGGTATGCGTTCTCCGAGAAGATATCCGGGGTGAACTTTTGTTACTAAAACATTTTCGTAATAAGAACGATTAAATATTTCAATCATTCCTCTTTCGGGAAGAGCTTTATAATGTCGCCACATAAAATCATGTTCTAATTCATTTTTTGAAGGGGCTTTAAAGCTGTGGACACGACACCCTTGCGGATTAATGCCTCCCATAACATGTCTTATTGCACCGTCTTTGCCGGCTGCATCTGATGCTTGCAAAATAATAAGTAGAGAATACCGGTTATCTGCATAGAATACTTCTTGAATTTCTCTTAATTCTTTTGTATTCTTTTTAAGGTCTTTTTTTGCAGAATGTTTATCATATTTCCCAGTATATTTTGTATCGTAATCTTTCAGGTCAATCTTTTTTCCGGGTTCTGCAAATAATTTGTTCATTTCAAATTCCATAATGTAGTATTTAGAGATTAATTAATGATTTTTGATGTATTAATATTTCATTCCGAAAACCAACACATCATCAATTTGTTTATTTGTTTTTTTCCTGTTATTAAACTCAATGTCCAATATTTCTTTCTGCTTTTCAAGGGGTTCTGTATAAATTTTTTCTAATAAGCGTTTAAATCGTTGAATTGTATATTTTTTAGGGTTATTGATACTTCCTCCGAATTGATCGGCATAACCGTCAGAAAAAAGATAAATTATATCATCTTCTTCTAAAGAATATGTTTGGAGTTTGAACGGTATTTCTTTAGGGTAAATCCCGACAGGATTCATAACAGGAATTAGTTCCGTAATTTTCCCTTTTCTCATCAAGTATCCCGGTTGATTTGCCCCTGCAAAATATAATTTTTGTGATTGATAGTCAATAACACATAATGCTATATCAATTCCGTCGGTTTGCTCGTCAATTTCTCCGGTTTGGCTTAGGGATTTTTTTAAAAAGAATCTCATTTCTTCAAGAATATAATCCGGTCTTTTTAAATCAGAATTCAGACTTAATTCATTTAATAAAGATATTCCGAACATACTTACAAATGCTCCGGGAACACCGTGTCCGGTGCAATCTGCTGCAGCAAATGCTAAAAAACTGTCTTTTTTCATTGCCCAATAAAAGTCTCCGCTTACTATTTGCAAAGGCTTAAACAATACAAAGTAATCTTCAAATATTTGCTTCATGTAAGTTTCTGAAGGCATAGCAGCATTTTGAATTTTTTTTGCATATTCAATACTGTCGGTTATTTTCTTGTTTTGTTTTTTTATGTGTCCGGTTGCTCTTTGTTTGTGTTTTAAGCTTATAAAAATAACTAAAATAAATATTAACAAAACTATTGTCAGGATAATGAATGCAACAGTTTGATATTTTTTTTGTTTTAAACGAGCATCTTTTTTTGCAATTTCCAATTTATGGTTGTCAATTTCAGCTTGTCTCTTATTTGCTTGATATTTTGCCTCGGTTTCTTCAATTTGTCTGTTTTTTTCTTTATTAAATAAGGTATCTTCAAAAGATTTATACTTTTTATGATAAAAAAGAGCCTTTTTATAATCTTTCTTTTTTTCATATACCTCAAAAGTTTGTTTGTAAGCATTTTTTTCAAGAGAAATTGCTCCTATTTCTTTTGAAATTTCTATTGCTCGGTTGCAATAAAATAATGCCTTATCAAATTTATTTGTTGTAGAATAAAGGTTGGCTAATCCTAACGATACATATATTTCTCCTTGCCTGTTTCCTAAATTATTGGTTATAATAAGTGCTTTTGCTAAATATAATTCAGCTTTATTATATTCTTTTTTTCTTATGTAACACTCAGCCATATTATCATAAACTTGGGCTTGCATAATTAATATATTGTTTTCGACAACATAGGTCAACGTTTTTTGAAAATATGCTAATGCTTCATCAGCTTTATTCATGCGTAGCTTAATAATTCCTATGTTATTATTGCATTTTGCAGCCCCTAATTTATCATTAAATTCTATTGACACCTTAAGACTTTTTTCATAGTAATTCAGCGACTTTTCTATATTGTTTAATTCAAAGTGAACCATTCCTATGTGGAAGTATAAACCTGCCGTTTCTCTTTCGGATAAAAAGCCGATCTTAATCAAATTATCAATAATTTCCTGTGATTTAATATAATATTCAAGTGCTGTTGAGTGGTTTCCTTTATCTAAATATATATCGGCTATTCCGGAAAGGTTATTTGCTTTTAAATATTTTGAGGCACTTTTTAATTTAATGTCATCTGTTTTTGAAATCAGAACATTTAACTCTTTTATTGAATTCCGGAATATTCTTCCGGATTTTTCGTACTTCATTAACCCGGATAAGAAATAAGCAGATTTATACAAAGCTTTAGCATGCAGGTATATACCTTTTTCTTTTATAATAATGTCGGAAGATTTTATTAGCTCGGCACTTAAGTTTTGAGCCAATGAAATATAATATACAGAAGAATCAGGATTTGAATTATATAATGTTTCACTTATTTTAATCAGACCTTTTATTTTGGT
This region includes:
- a CDS encoding flippase-like domain-containing protein — protein: MAKKDLREKGNLEKKINPKKIIIPAIIGVLGVFILLWLQVKDKGISFDVVDFSVFTVLFLIIAAMFMALRDVGYMARLRVLSEKKISWRQAFKVIMLWEFASAVSPSVIGGTGVAVVFVHKEGISIGKSTAIVMATSFLDEMYFILMFPLMFFAVGPETLFTIGESSGLTFANEFFYFAVIGYSIKLAYNIFLSYGLFVNPVIIKKTILAIFSLKPLRRWRNDARRASLDIISNSKELKRKPFSFWFKAAGATFISWTSRYWVVNALFAAFFMMKNEHFLLFAKQLVMWIMMLVSPTPGGSGFSEYIFSEYLNDFMPQVAGIAIITAFVWRLFTYYPYLIAGVIIGPKWVRDKFVIKSNKKKENI
- a CDS encoding methylenetetrahydrofolate reductase, whose amino-acid sequence is MKLIDKLKNTKKTYFSFEILPPMKGGSMEDIYNVIDPLIEFDPMNINVTYHQQEVVYKEHNNGVIEKKTIRKRPGTVAISAAIKYRYQSPIVVPHIICGGFTKEDTEDALIDLNFLEMNNLLVLRGDPPANQKYFKPEKDGHEHTLGLIKQIMNMNSGQYCDENIQNKTKTNFSVGVAGYPEKHNEAANMKSDLKYLKMKIEAGAEYIVTQMFFDNKKYFDFVKLCRNEGINVPVIPGIKPVRLKKDLDLLPQVFNIDIPEELASEIENAKDNKAVKQIGIEWTSQQSKELIKHGVPAVHYYTIGKSDNIKKIAKNVF
- a CDS encoding polyphosphate kinase 2 family protein, whose amino-acid sequence is MEFEMNKLFAEPGKKIDLKDYDTKYTGKYDKHSAKKDLKKNTKELREIQEVFYADNRYSLLIILQASDAAGKDGAIRHVMGGINPQGCRVHSFKAPSKNELEHDFMWRHYKALPERGMIEIFNRSYYENVLVTKVHPGYLLGERIPGIDTVEKVNDEFWANRYKRINDFENHIHHSGTRIIKFFLNVSKEEQKNRFLSRLDTPEKNWKFSSGDLKERKYWGKYRQAFEDMINATSTEISPWHIIPADNKWFSRIAIGKIIHKTMKEMDLSYPKAESPELLAEAKQLLKNE
- a CDS encoding tetratricopeptide repeat protein, with translation MNRFVVLFFFLVISSFCYSQNNKVDSILQKINNAKHDTTKIKGLIKISETLYNSNPDSSVYYISLAQNLSAELIKSSDIIIKEKGIYLHAKALYKSAYFLSGLMKYEKSGRIFRNSIKELNVLISKTDDIKLKSASKYLKANNLSGIADIYLDKGNHSTALEYYIKSQEIIDNLIKIGFLSERETAGLYFHIGMVHFELNNIEKSLNYYEKSLKVSIEFNDKLGAAKCNNNIGIIKLRMNKADEALAYFQKTLTYVVENNILIMQAQVYDNMAECYIRKKEYNKAELYLAKALIITNNLGNRQGEIYVSLGLANLYSTTNKFDKALFYCNRAIEISKEIGAISLEKNAYKQTFEVYEKKKDYKKALFYHKKYKSFEDTLFNKEKNRQIEETEAKYQANKRQAEIDNHKLEIAKKDARLKQKKYQTVAFIILTIVLLIFILVIFISLKHKQRATGHIKKQNKKITDSIEYAKKIQNAAMPSETYMKQIFEDYFVLFKPLQIVSGDFYWAMKKDSFLAFAAADCTGHGVPGAFVSMFGISLLNELSLNSDLKRPDYILEEMRFFLKKSLSQTGEIDEQTDGIDIALCVIDYQSQKLYFAGANQPGYLMRKGKITELIPVMNPVGIYPKEIPFKLQTYSLEEDDIIYLFSDGYADQFGGSINNPKKYTIQRFKRLLEKIYTEPLEKQKEILDIEFNNRKKTNKQIDDVLVFGMKY